The window TGTACCTTACAAGCACCCAACAAGGTTCTCCATAACAAAGAGTTTGCCATTGAAGGCACAGCTTTGATCATCTGGTAGGCTTCATCTAACAACCCCCACCTGCTAAGAAGATCGACCATGCAACCATAATGCTTAATATCAGGCATAATTTTGTATTTTTGAATCATGTAACTGAAATACCGGCGTCCTTCTTCCACCAAACCCTTGTGGCTACAAGCAATGAGCACCCCAACAAACGTGATCCTATTCGGCTTCACTTCACCAACCTGCATTTCCATATCTGCAAACAACTTCAAAGCTTCCTTGCAGTGACCATGGACAGCGAAACCCATGATCATGGCATTCCAGCAACCAACCGGTCTCATTTTCATCCCACTAAAAACTTCCCAAGCCGAACTCAACTTCCCACATTTCGAATACATATCCACAAGCGCTGTCCCCAAATACCCTCCAATCCGATTCTGCTTTCCTTTCAACGACTCATGAATCTTCCTGCCAATCTCCAACTCACCAATCTCAGCACAAGCACCCAAAACCGATATCAGCGTCACTTCATTAGCTTCCACTTCAGCAGCCTGCATTTCCCGAAACAGCTCCAACGCTCCACCATAATCTCTAACCTGAACATAACCAGCAATCATCGAATTCCACGAAACCGCATCCCTCTCCACCATCTCTCCAAACACCATCTTCGCCGCCTCAATGTCCCCTAACCTAACATGCCGCCCCAACAAAGTATTCCACGACACCACATTCTTCTCAGGCATCAACCGCAACAGCCCATCCGCCGACTTGAAATCCCCAATCTGATCATACGCAGATATCATGATATTCCAAGACGACACGCTCCTCTCAGACATTTCATCGAACACCTTCCGCGCAAGTCCCACCGACCCACCTTGCGCGTAAACAAACAGCAACGAATTCCGAACATACAAATCAGAATCAAACCCCAGCTTCAAAACCCTTCCATGAATCTCCCCACCTTTACAATCAATCCCCGATTCGAAAACCTCCACATCATCTCTCCTCATGCCTTTGATCACTCTCGCGCAAGCCTTCAGCGCAAAGTTGTATGTGAAATGATCACACCCAACTCCGGTAATGATCAGACGATTGTAGACATGAATCCCTCTGATTGGGAAATCGCTGTTGGTGTAGGCTCTGATCATGGTGCCACAGATGAAAGGATCATCCATGGCGGTTTCTTCGAACAAGGACTGAGCGTGGGAGAGGCAGCCCAGCGGCGAGAGAGATGCGAAAGCGATGAGCTTGGCGAGGAGAGGCTGCTGGGTGAAGAAGAGGCCGGTTTTGGTGAGGAAGGCTTGAGCTGCTTCGACTTGTTTCATGGAGGTGAGAGGTTGAAGATGATGACGACGAAGAAGCATGTGGGGAATGGTGCGGTTCATACTCAGCATCTTCCATTTCCATAAAAGAAAGAAGAAGCTTTTGGTTATGGAGGAAGGTTCAGGTTAGTGTTGCTCTATTTAAATTGGAATTGGGGGCACTTTTCCCACCAAAACGACGACGCATAGAGAGCATCTCTAGCAGAATGCTTAATTAAAAAATTTCTCTTTTAACTTTTAAGATAAATAAGAGCTCTAGTAGAATGTCTAAAAATTGCTAAATAGAATTGATAAATTTATCAACCTAGACAAGAATTGCTAAGGAGAAATATTACTTAATTACTTGTCAATTTATGATTCGTAAAAAATATTACTTAATTTACATTTAACAATTATTGCTAACTGTTAAAACACAATTGGTATTTCGATTAGTAAATATCCTAACTATTATTAAATTTAACAACAAACTAACCTAGACATGCTCCGATGGAAAATATATAACTGAGTCAAGATTAGACTAGATCATGGATTCGATAGCCTAAAAGTGAAAATGCATAATGCTTATTGAAAGGGAGGTTTCCATTGATATGAGAAATTTCGAAAACCAAAGTAGTTTTTCTTTACAATCAAGTCACCTAGACAATGGGAACCGATTCCGAATCCATCCCTTTCAGTGTTATCCCATCCCTTAGAGTTTGATCATTGTTTGCGTAGTTAAATCATAAAGTCACTAAACATTGATTCTACAAATGCCCTCGCGAGGTGTTGATTCAGGTGAAACAGAGCGAGGGTTTCGAAAAATTTGGTCAGCTTGATTGTGTGTTCTTGTTCTTCTTAGCATTGAAGAGTTGCCTAATGAAAGAAAACTTCCCTCTTGCCCGGACAGATAGTGCAGTAATGGTACCGTTACTTGCTTCTGCTTCGTTGCTGTCATTGTCTGGTAGGGGTGGTGAGGGGGGTGAGAGTTTGAAGAGGAAAGAGTTGAGCATGCGGATGATCTGGCTGAATGTAGGCCTTAGATTGGAGTCCTCAACCCAACATGACTGGATGATGAAGGCAAGATCAGGGGAGACATCCTCTGGAAGTTGAGGCCTCTCTTGCTGCATTCTCAGATGGAAACAATATACAAGAGTAAGCAACAAACAAGGATAGAACTCTTCTATTCTTTACAGATGAATGAAAAGCAGAGCGGCAAACTGCACATAATACACTAATATTGATATCTGGAATAACAGAAATAACATATTCAGTCTCACCTTGAAAGCAGCAGCATAGGCAGCCTGCAAATTAGACATGCCTTCAAAGGGCATGCGGTTGGTCAACAATTCCCATAAGACAATCCCAAAGCTATACACATCCACTTTGTTATTGTAATGCTTCTTCTCTCCTTGCCGTAGTGTGACAGTGCTATATAGCTGCAAATGGTTATAGTTGGTCAAAGGGGAATTACTAGCAATCATCGTAGGAACAAGTGTGCAAACATAGCAGGAACATTACCAGCAATCCACTATATATAACATGCACATTCAGTAACAAAACCAACCACAATGTTTAACCAAATGGGAACCAACACTTTATCACATCAGTGGACAGGGGA of the Fragaria vesca subsp. vesca linkage group LG6, FraVesHawaii_1.0, whole genome shotgun sequence genome contains:
- the LOC101299401 gene encoding pentatricopeptide repeat-containing protein At5g15300-like codes for the protein MLSMNRTIPHMLLRRHHLQPLTSMKQVEAAQAFLTKTGLFFTQQPLLAKLIAFASLSPLGCLSHAQSLFEETAMDDPFICGTMIRAYTNSDFPIRGIHVYNRLIITGVGCDHFTYNFALKACARVIKGMRRDDVEVFESGIDCKGGEIHGRVLKLGFDSDLYVRNSLLFVYAQGGSVGLARKVFDEMSERSVSSWNIMISAYDQIGDFKSADGLLRLMPEKNVVSWNTLLGRHVRLGDIEAAKMVFGEMVERDAVSWNSMIAGYVQVRDYGGALELFREMQAAEVEANEVTLISVLGACAEIGELEIGRKIHESLKGKQNRIGGYLGTALVDMYSKCGKLSSAWEVFSGMKMRPVGCWNAMIMGFAVHGHCKEALKLFADMEMQVGEVKPNRITFVGVLIACSHKGLVEEGRRYFSYMIQKYKIMPDIKHYGCMVDLLSRWGLLDEAYQMIKAVPSMANSLLWRTLLGACKVHGNVELAEQCFEQLAKLEPLKDADYVLLSNIYAEAKKWDGVQRLRNEMVCKGVPKSLGFSHVEMK